A window of Amycolatopsis australiensis contains these coding sequences:
- a CDS encoding NRAMP family divalent metal transporter, whose amino-acid sequence MNKKLLAVTLGILTAVGGFVDIGDLVESGVVGARYGMALVWVTVLGVLGICVYADMSGRIVAVSGRPVFDLIRERLGPRMALLNLAGSFLITLLTVSAEIGGVALAVELASGVDRLVWVLPIGVLVWLVVWRVGFEKMETAFGLAGLAIAAFAVAVFFLHPDWSSLGAQIAGLAPPADQALPTYAYHAVALFGSAMTPYEVFFFSSGGVEEGWTVKDLPVQRVNVLLGFPLGGLLALGVMACAAVVLFPAGVDVGQLSQIVLPVTLALGTAGVVVVLIGIFAATFGAALETGLSSGYMLAQYFGWEWGKRRKPRDAARFHVAVAGGLLLAVLVVQTGIDPVGLTEVSLIFSAVALPLTYLPVLIVANDREYLGEHANKRFSNILGFAMLVVIAVAAVAAIPLMIFTGAGQ is encoded by the coding sequence GTGAACAAGAAGCTCCTCGCCGTCACTCTCGGCATCCTCACCGCCGTCGGCGGTTTCGTCGACATCGGCGACCTCGTCGAGAGCGGCGTCGTCGGCGCCCGCTACGGGATGGCGCTGGTCTGGGTGACCGTGCTCGGCGTGCTCGGGATCTGCGTCTACGCCGACATGTCCGGGCGGATCGTCGCGGTGTCCGGGCGCCCGGTGTTCGACCTGATCCGCGAACGCCTCGGGCCGCGCATGGCGCTGCTGAACCTCGCCGGCTCGTTCCTGATCACGCTGCTGACCGTGAGCGCGGAGATCGGCGGCGTCGCCCTCGCCGTCGAGCTGGCCTCCGGCGTGGACCGGCTCGTCTGGGTCCTGCCGATCGGCGTGCTCGTGTGGCTGGTGGTCTGGCGGGTCGGCTTCGAGAAGATGGAAACGGCGTTCGGGCTCGCTGGGCTCGCCATCGCCGCGTTCGCCGTCGCGGTCTTCTTCCTGCACCCCGACTGGTCTTCGCTCGGCGCGCAGATCGCCGGGCTCGCGCCGCCGGCCGACCAGGCGCTGCCGACCTACGCCTACCACGCCGTCGCGTTGTTCGGGTCGGCGATGACGCCGTACGAGGTGTTCTTCTTCTCCTCCGGCGGCGTCGAGGAAGGCTGGACGGTCAAGGACCTGCCGGTCCAGCGCGTCAACGTGCTGCTCGGGTTCCCGCTCGGCGGCCTGCTCGCCCTGGGCGTGATGGCCTGCGCCGCGGTGGTGCTGTTCCCGGCGGGCGTCGACGTCGGCCAGCTCAGCCAGATCGTGCTGCCGGTGACCCTGGCGCTGGGCACCGCGGGCGTGGTGGTCGTGCTGATCGGCATCTTCGCCGCCACGTTCGGCGCGGCGCTGGAGACCGGCCTGTCGTCCGGGTACATGCTGGCGCAGTACTTCGGCTGGGAATGGGGCAAACGCCGCAAGCCGCGTGACGCCGCCCGGTTCCACGTCGCCGTGGCCGGTGGCCTGCTGCTGGCCGTGCTCGTGGTGCAGACGGGAATCGATCCGGTGGGGCTGACCGAGGTGTCGCTGATCTTCTCCGCCGTCGCGCTCCCGCTGACCTACCTGCCGGTGCTGATCGTCGCGAACGACCGCGAGTACCTCGGCGAGCACGCCAACAAGCGGTTCAGCAACATCCTCGGTTTCGCCATGCTCGTCGTCATCGCCGTCGCGGCGGTGGCGGCGATCCCGCTGATGATCTTCACCGGAGCCGGCCAATGA
- a CDS encoding PRC-barrel domain-containing protein encodes MNPWDEERPIDLADALLDRQILGEDGTVVGKVDDLDLRPDGDTFVVDALLVGPEALAGRLGGPVGKLLHRIGRGFRTGPPQRIPMTAIRRVEPAIVVTTAVAQATTSPSQEWLRRRIVDRIPGAGDASG; translated from the coding sequence ATGAACCCGTGGGACGAAGAGCGCCCGATCGACCTGGCCGACGCGCTGCTGGACCGGCAGATCCTCGGCGAGGACGGCACTGTCGTCGGCAAGGTCGACGACCTGGACCTGCGGCCCGACGGCGACACGTTCGTCGTCGACGCGCTGCTCGTCGGCCCCGAGGCGCTCGCCGGGCGGCTCGGCGGCCCGGTCGGGAAGCTGCTGCACCGGATCGGCCGCGGGTTCCGCACCGGGCCGCCGCAGCGGATCCCGATGACCGCGATCCGCCGGGTGGAGCCGGCGATCGTGGTGACGACCGCGGTGGCCCAGGCGACGACCAGCCCGTCGCAGGAGTGGCTGCGGCGCCGGATCGTCGACCGGATCCCCGGAGCGGGCGATGCGAGCGGGTGA
- a CDS encoding STAS domain-containing protein yields MLVVQPPATAIPMAPPPPRAERSPFDIKVIRPYFGAVMVRIRGALDEDSAAELGSVLSTWAHRRFPVLVLDLSEVDFLDSAGLSVLAGIHARTVRESTTLRIVTGNNRVVRRALAGSGLDHALNVCQLPSGWERATEIPN; encoded by the coding sequence ATGTTGGTCGTGCAGCCCCCCGCGACGGCGATCCCGATGGCGCCGCCGCCTCCCCGTGCGGAACGAAGTCCGTTCGACATCAAGGTGATCCGGCCGTACTTCGGCGCGGTCATGGTCCGGATCCGCGGCGCGCTCGACGAGGACAGTGCCGCCGAGCTCGGCTCGGTCCTCAGCACCTGGGCCCACCGCCGGTTCCCCGTCCTCGTGCTCGACCTGTCCGAGGTCGACTTCCTGGACTCGGCCGGGCTCTCCGTCCTCGCCGGCATCCACGCCAGGACGGTCCGCGAGAGCACCACCCTGCGGATCGTCACCGGCAACAACCGCGTCGTGCGCCGGGCACTGGCCGGCAGCGGCCTCGACCACGCGCTCAACGTGTGCCAGCTGCCCTCCGGCTGGGAACGGGCCACCGAGATCCCGAACTGA
- a CDS encoding acyl-CoA synthetase, with translation MTRSPLGPADFGLGSWPARRARISPGRTALHQDGRTLTYAALAGRVERLAGALTRLVVRAGDRVAYLGVNDITVFETLFATARCGAVFVPLNYRLSGAEIRYMLDDSGASVLVHSPDTADLVETAGRLPDGVVITTGEHGGFEAEIAAAGPPPETGVRLEDPCLLLYTSGTTGRPKAAVLTHANLTWNTVNQLAHLDVLGTDKALCIAPLFHCVGLGQITLPTLFKGGSVEPVARFDPGTILRRIGEAGITSFSAVPTMLDMLCRHESWDRTDLSSLTCVLYGGSPVAERVARAWLDRGVKLLQGYGMTEAAPGVSMATHEGTLDHPVAAGVPHFFTDVAALGPGLTPAPLGETPAELLVRGPHVFGGYWNRPEESKASFVDGWFRTGDVVKVDDDGWAHVVDRVKDMIISGGENVYPAEIEAVAVRLDDVEACAVVGVPDERWGEAGAAFVVRRPGARLDEAAFRAHLEQHLARYKIPKHVQFLETLPVNATGKIRRVELRARAAETFTNGPA, from the coding sequence GTGACCCGATCGCCGCTCGGCCCGGCCGACTTCGGCCTCGGCAGCTGGCCCGCGCGCCGGGCCCGGATCTCCCCCGGCCGCACCGCGCTGCACCAGGACGGCCGCACGCTCACCTACGCCGCCCTCGCCGGCCGCGTCGAACGGCTGGCCGGCGCGCTGACCCGGCTCGTCGTGCGCGCGGGCGACCGCGTCGCCTACCTCGGCGTCAACGACATCACGGTGTTCGAGACGCTCTTCGCCACGGCGAGGTGCGGCGCGGTCTTCGTCCCGCTCAACTACCGGCTCTCCGGCGCCGAGATCCGCTACATGCTCGACGACAGCGGCGCCTCGGTGCTCGTGCACAGCCCGGACACCGCCGATCTCGTCGAAACCGCCGGCAGGCTCCCGGACGGTGTCGTCATCACGACGGGCGAACACGGCGGCTTCGAAGCCGAGATCGCCGCGGCAGGGCCGCCACCGGAGACCGGCGTCCGGCTCGAGGACCCGTGCCTGCTGCTCTACACCTCCGGCACCACCGGGCGGCCGAAAGCGGCGGTCCTCACCCACGCGAACCTCACCTGGAACACCGTCAACCAGCTCGCCCACCTCGACGTGCTGGGCACCGACAAGGCGCTGTGCATCGCACCGCTGTTCCACTGCGTCGGGCTGGGCCAGATCACGCTGCCGACGCTGTTCAAGGGCGGCAGCGTGGAACCGGTGGCCCGGTTCGACCCGGGCACGATCCTGCGCCGGATCGGCGAGGCCGGGATCACGAGCTTCTCCGCGGTGCCGACGATGCTGGACATGCTGTGCCGCCACGAGTCCTGGGACCGCACGGACCTCAGCTCGCTGACCTGCGTGCTCTACGGCGGCTCGCCGGTGGCCGAGCGCGTCGCCCGCGCGTGGCTGGACCGTGGCGTGAAACTTCTTCAGGGTTACGGGATGACCGAAGCCGCTCCGGGCGTCTCGATGGCCACCCACGAGGGCACGCTCGACCATCCGGTCGCCGCGGGCGTCCCGCACTTCTTCACCGACGTCGCCGCGCTCGGTCCGGGCCTCACGCCCGCACCGCTCGGCGAGACGCCGGCGGAGCTGCTGGTGCGGGGCCCGCACGTCTTCGGCGGCTACTGGAACCGGCCCGAGGAGTCGAAGGCGAGCTTCGTCGACGGGTGGTTCCGCACCGGCGACGTCGTCAAGGTCGACGACGACGGCTGGGCCCACGTGGTGGACCGCGTCAAGGACATGATCATCTCCGGCGGTGAGAACGTGTACCCGGCCGAGATCGAGGCGGTCGCGGTCCGGCTCGACGACGTCGAAGCCTGCGCCGTGGTCGGCGTGCCGGACGAGCGCTGGGGCGAGGCCGGCGCCGCCTTCGTGGTCCGCCGTCCCGGCGCACGGCTCGACGAAGCCGCCTTCCGCGCCCACCTCGAACAGCACCTCGCCCGGTACAAGATCCCCAAGCACGTGCAGTTCCTCGAAACCCTGCCGGTGAACGCCACCGGCAAGATCCGCCGCGTCGAGCTGCGCGCACGAGCCGCCGAAACCTTCACGAACGGACCCGCATGA
- a CDS encoding crotonase/enoyl-CoA hydratase family protein yields the protein MTTPLLPPSLRLELLGDVAVLRLARPEKRNALDDATVLGLEAFFGAPPQGVKAVVLDAVGEHFSAGLDLSELTERDAFEGLEHSMMWHRAFERLERGRVPVVAVLKGAVVGGGLELAAAAHIRVAEPSAFYALPEGQRGLFVGGGASVRVPKLIGASRMTDMMLTGRVLDADEGHAAGLSHYRADDGFEHALGLARKIAANSAITNFAVLQALPRIAEANPAEGYFMEALMAAIAGGSAEAKERMRAFLDKRAGKVGR from the coding sequence ATGACCACCCCTCTCCTGCCCCCTTCGCTGCGCCTGGAGCTGCTCGGCGACGTCGCCGTGCTGCGCCTGGCGCGTCCGGAGAAGCGCAACGCCCTCGACGACGCGACCGTGCTCGGTCTCGAAGCCTTCTTCGGCGCCCCGCCGCAGGGCGTCAAGGCCGTGGTGCTCGACGCCGTGGGCGAGCACTTCTCCGCCGGGCTCGACCTGTCGGAGCTGACCGAGCGGGACGCGTTCGAGGGCCTGGAGCACTCGATGATGTGGCACCGCGCGTTCGAGCGGCTCGAACGCGGCCGCGTCCCGGTGGTCGCCGTGCTCAAGGGCGCGGTCGTCGGCGGCGGCCTCGAGCTGGCCGCGGCGGCGCACATCCGCGTCGCCGAGCCTTCGGCGTTCTACGCGCTGCCGGAGGGCCAGCGCGGCCTGTTCGTCGGCGGCGGCGCGTCGGTGCGGGTGCCAAAGCTGATCGGCGCGTCCCGGATGACCGACATGATGCTCACCGGCCGCGTCCTCGACGCCGACGAGGGCCACGCCGCGGGGTTGTCGCACTACCGCGCCGACGACGGCTTCGAGCACGCGCTCGGCCTGGCCCGCAAGATCGCCGCGAACTCCGCGATCACGAACTTCGCCGTCCTGCAGGCGCTGCCGCGCATCGCCGAGGCGAACCCGGCCGAGGGCTACTTCATGGAGGCGCTGATGGCCGCGATCGCGGGCGGCAGCGCCGAAGCCAAGGAACGGATGCGGGCGTTCCTGGACAAGCGCGCCGGGAAGGTGGGCCGATGA